The Geothrix sp. genome window below encodes:
- a CDS encoding FAD-dependent oxidoreductase → MKHLIIGSGPAGVVAAETLRKADPAAEITLLCGEGEPPYSRMAIPYLLKGEITEAGTHLRKDADHYDRLRIQLFQARAQAIDAVRRTVDLGGGRSLPFDRLLIATGSRPSLETIPGMDLPGVHSCWTLEDARTILAKARPGTRIVQMGAGFVGCIIMEGLLSRGVDLTILVRSGYMVRRMMNPTASGMIRSWCEAKGVRILTHTQPRGIRSEGGALQVDLADGRQLPADLYLSVVGVDPNLDFLTGSGLDMGHGIRVDAAMQSSIPGIYAAGDVAEATDCLTGKRQLNAIQPNAVEQGRIAALNMAGKPAQFRGSFVFNVLTTLGLVSSSFGEWQGVPGGESTEVLDEARYRYLNLQFDGDRLVGANCVGFADHVGAFRGLIEGRVRLGIWKRRLMRDPTQIMQAYLAAAHRVA, encoded by the coding sequence ATGAAGCACTTGATCATCGGAAGCGGGCCCGCCGGCGTGGTCGCGGCGGAGACCCTGCGCAAAGCCGACCCCGCCGCGGAGATCACCCTGCTCTGCGGCGAGGGGGAGCCGCCCTACTCCCGCATGGCCATCCCCTACCTGTTGAAGGGCGAAATCACCGAAGCGGGGACCCACCTCCGCAAGGACGCCGACCACTACGACCGCCTGCGCATCCAGCTGTTCCAGGCCCGTGCGCAGGCCATCGACGCCGTCCGCCGCACCGTGGACCTGGGCGGCGGGCGCAGCCTGCCCTTCGACCGCCTGCTCATCGCCACCGGGTCCCGCCCCAGCCTGGAGACCATCCCCGGCATGGACCTGCCCGGCGTCCACAGCTGCTGGACCCTCGAAGACGCCCGGACCATCCTGGCCAAGGCCCGGCCCGGCACCCGCATCGTCCAGATGGGCGCGGGCTTTGTGGGCTGCATCATCATGGAGGGCCTGCTCTCCCGGGGGGTGGATCTCACCATCCTGGTGCGCAGCGGCTACATGGTCCGCCGCATGATGAATCCCACGGCCAGCGGCATGATCCGCTCCTGGTGCGAGGCCAAAGGCGTGCGGATCCTCACCCACACCCAGCCCCGAGGCATCCGCAGCGAGGGCGGGGCCCTCCAGGTGGATCTTGCCGATGGCCGCCAGCTGCCGGCGGATCTCTACCTCAGCGTCGTGGGGGTGGATCCCAACCTCGATTTCCTGACGGGCAGCGGCCTGGACATGGGCCACGGCATCCGGGTGGATGCCGCGATGCAGAGCAGCATCCCCGGCATCTACGCGGCGGGGGATGTGGCCGAGGCCACGGATTGCCTTACCGGCAAGCGCCAGCTCAACGCCATTCAGCCCAATGCGGTGGAGCAGGGGCGCATCGCGGCGCTGAACATGGCCGGGAAGCCCGCCCAGTTCCGGGGCAGCTTCGTCTTCAATGTGCTCACCACCCTCGGGCTGGTGTCCTCCTCCTTCGGGGAATGGCAGGGGGTGCCGGGCGGTGAGTCGACCGAAGTCCTGGATGAGGCCCGCTACCGCTACCTGAACCTGCAGTTCGACGGGGACCGGCTGGTCGGTGCGAACTGTGTGGGTTTCGCCGATCATGTGGGCGCCTTCCGGGGGCTCATCGAGGGGCGGGTGCGGCTGGGCATCTGGAAGCGGCGCCTGATGCGGGACCCCACGCAGATCATGCAGGCCTACCTGGCGGCGGCCCATCGCGTGGCATGA
- a CDS encoding aldehyde ferredoxin oxidoreductase family protein: MAWTKNLLRVNLEAGTCTTEPLNLQWAQDYLGQRGLATKYLVSEIDPKVDPFSPKNKLIFVTGPLTGTMAATGGRYSVVTKGPLTGAIACSNSGGYFGAELKFAGWDMVIFEGASPKPVYLLITDGKAELVDAAHLWGKTVWETEELIKAHHQDPQIRVASIGRAGENRVLYAAIVNDLHRAAGRSGVGAVMGSKNLKAVAVRGTRTDAYHLADPDAFFAATEAGKKVLAANGVTGQGLPTYGTQVLMNVINELGALPTRNHREVQFEGAMAIGGEAMHEKRATDGKANLVTNGACFGCTIACGRISRMDPGHFSVKDKPQYHGASGGVEYEAAWALGAANGVNDLEALTYANFLCNEDGFDPITFGATVGAAMELYEMGVLTEQEVGFKLPFGSTEGMVKLAELTAKGEGFGKVMGLGSKRLCTKYGHPELSMTVKSQEFPAYDGRALQGMGLAYATNNRGACHLRGYMVSPEVLGIPVKMEPQATEGKPAMLKAFQDLTAVVDSAGICLFTTFAWGLQDIQPQIQAACEGDWSEERLLLVGERIWNLEREFNLAAGFTAKDDNLPPRLMKEPAQTGPQKGAVSKLDVMLPEYYQLRGWTPEGVPTAETRSRLGV; encoded by the coding sequence ATGGCATGGACCAAGAATCTCCTTCGCGTGAACCTCGAGGCCGGCACCTGCACCACGGAGCCGCTGAACCTGCAGTGGGCCCAGGACTACCTGGGCCAGCGGGGCCTCGCCACCAAATATCTCGTATCTGAGATCGATCCGAAGGTCGATCCCTTCTCCCCCAAGAACAAGCTCATCTTCGTGACGGGGCCGCTCACGGGCACCATGGCCGCCACGGGCGGGCGCTATTCCGTGGTCACCAAGGGGCCGCTCACGGGGGCCATCGCCTGCTCCAACTCCGGCGGGTACTTCGGTGCCGAGCTGAAGTTCGCGGGCTGGGACATGGTGATCTTCGAAGGTGCTTCCCCGAAGCCCGTCTACCTCCTCATCACCGACGGCAAGGCCGAACTGGTGGACGCTGCCCACCTCTGGGGCAAGACCGTCTGGGAGACCGAAGAGCTCATCAAGGCGCACCACCAGGATCCCCAGATCCGCGTGGCCTCCATCGGCCGGGCGGGCGAGAACCGTGTGCTCTACGCGGCCATCGTGAACGACCTCCACCGGGCCGCCGGCCGGTCCGGCGTGGGCGCCGTCATGGGCTCGAAGAACCTCAAGGCCGTGGCCGTGCGCGGCACACGGACCGATGCCTACCACTTGGCCGACCCGGACGCATTCTTCGCCGCGACGGAGGCCGGGAAGAAGGTGCTGGCCGCCAACGGCGTGACGGGGCAGGGGCTCCCCACCTACGGCACCCAGGTGCTCATGAATGTCATCAACGAGCTGGGGGCGCTGCCCACGCGCAACCACCGCGAGGTGCAGTTCGAGGGGGCCATGGCCATCGGCGGTGAGGCCATGCATGAGAAACGGGCCACGGATGGCAAGGCGAACCTCGTCACCAACGGCGCCTGCTTCGGCTGCACCATCGCCTGCGGCCGCATCTCGCGCATGGACCCCGGCCACTTCAGCGTCAAGGACAAGCCCCAGTACCACGGTGCCTCCGGTGGCGTGGAATACGAGGCGGCCTGGGCCCTGGGCGCCGCCAACGGCGTGAATGATCTGGAGGCCCTCACCTACGCCAACTTCCTCTGCAACGAGGACGGGTTCGATCCGATCACCTTCGGCGCCACGGTGGGCGCGGCCATGGAGCTCTACGAGATGGGCGTCCTCACGGAGCAGGAGGTCGGCTTCAAGCTGCCCTTCGGCTCCACCGAGGGCATGGTCAAGCTCGCGGAGCTGACCGCCAAGGGCGAGGGCTTCGGCAAGGTCATGGGCCTGGGTTCCAAGCGGCTCTGCACGAAGTACGGCCATCCCGAGCTGTCGATGACCGTCAAGAGCCAGGAGTTCCCAGCTTATGATGGGCGCGCCCTCCAGGGCATGGGCCTGGCCTATGCCACCAACAACCGCGGTGCCTGCCACCTGCGCGGCTACATGGTGTCCCCCGAGGTCCTTGGCATCCCCGTGAAGATGGAGCCCCAGGCCACGGAGGGGAAGCCCGCCATGCTGAAGGCCTTCCAGGACCTCACCGCCGTGGTGGATTCCGCGGGAATCTGCCTCTTCACCACCTTCGCCTGGGGCCTCCAGGACATCCAGCCGCAGATCCAGGCCGCCTGCGAAGGCGATTGGTCCGAGGAGCGGCTGCTGCTGGTGGGCGAGCGCATCTGGAACCTGGAGCGGGAGTTCAACCTTGCGGCCGGCTTCACCGCCAAGGACGACAACCTCCCGCCGCGGCTGATGAAGGAGCCCGCCCAGACCGGTCCGCAGAAGGGCGCCGTGTCCAAGCTCGATGTCATGCTGCCGGAATACTACCAATTGCGCGGTTGGACGCCGGAAGGCGTTCCCACCGCCGAGACGCGGTCGCGTCTCGGCGTATGA
- a CDS encoding polysaccharide deacetylase family protein yields MKAISLRVDVDTLEGSITGIPTLLRLLDKHQMRASFYFSFGPDNSGKAIRRIFRKGFLAKMRRTNATKLYGFKTMMYGVLIPAPIIWKRAAAEMRAAKAAGHEVGIHAWDHVQYHDLLDRKSRRWLADWYSNAHEAYGTVFGEKPLGAVSPAWRCNDTTLELQEAYGLAYAGDCRGAAPFYPIVKGRTLQTLQIPTTLPTLDELLGLDGRTPDQVNREVWDLVREDALNVYALHTEVEGGALFETFDAFLGGLRERGVQARTHADWLPELKAANPPAKAVTRREIPGRAGWVSWEG; encoded by the coding sequence ATGAAAGCCATTTCCCTCCGCGTGGATGTCGACACCCTGGAAGGCTCGATCACGGGCATTCCCACCCTGCTGCGCCTGCTGGACAAGCACCAGATGCGCGCCAGCTTCTATTTCAGCTTCGGGCCGGACAACAGCGGCAAGGCCATCCGGCGGATCTTCCGCAAGGGGTTCCTGGCCAAGATGCGCCGCACCAACGCCACGAAGCTCTACGGCTTCAAGACCATGATGTACGGCGTGCTCATTCCCGCGCCCATCATCTGGAAACGGGCCGCCGCCGAGATGCGGGCCGCGAAGGCCGCCGGCCATGAGGTCGGCATCCACGCCTGGGACCATGTGCAGTACCACGACCTGCTGGACCGGAAGTCGCGCCGCTGGCTGGCCGACTGGTACTCGAATGCCCACGAAGCCTACGGCACCGTCTTCGGCGAAAAACCCCTGGGTGCCGTGAGCCCCGCCTGGCGCTGCAACGACACCACGCTGGAGCTGCAGGAGGCCTATGGCCTGGCCTACGCCGGCGACTGCCGCGGCGCCGCGCCGTTCTATCCCATCGTGAAGGGCCGGACCCTCCAGACCCTCCAGATCCCCACCACCCTGCCCACCCTGGACGAGCTCCTGGGCCTGGATGGACGCACGCCGGACCAGGTGAACCGCGAAGTCTGGGACTTGGTGCGGGAGGACGCCCTGAATGTCTACGCCCTGCACACCGAGGTGGAAGGCGGGGCCCTCTTCGAGACCTTCGATGCGTTCCTGGGCGGATTGCGGGAGCGCGGCGTCCAGGCCCGCACCCACGCCGACTGGCTGCCCGAGCTGAAGGCCGCGAACCCGCCCGCCAAGGCCGTCACCCGCCGCGAGATCCCGGGCCGGGCCGGCTGGGTGAGCTGGGAGGGCTGA
- a CDS encoding 4Fe-4S dicluster domain-containing protein yields MQKSLHLDPNKCTGCLQCEMACAWENYRSFTVAKSRIKVFSFHHEGRFVPYTCTQCDEAWCMTACPVDAIRLDTVTGAKIVLEPTCVGCKVCTIACPFGTINYVAQTGKVQKCDLCGGEPACARACPTGAITYVDADWTGLGKMRQWAGKTDTNPATV; encoded by the coding sequence ATGCAGAAGTCCCTCCATCTCGATCCGAACAAGTGCACGGGCTGTCTCCAGTGCGAAATGGCCTGCGCCTGGGAGAACTACCGGAGCTTCACGGTCGCCAAGTCCCGCATCAAGGTCTTCAGCTTCCACCACGAAGGCCGCTTCGTGCCCTACACCTGCACCCAGTGTGATGAGGCCTGGTGCATGACGGCCTGTCCCGTGGACGCCATCCGCCTCGATACCGTCACCGGCGCCAAGATCGTGCTGGAGCCCACCTGCGTGGGCTGCAAGGTGTGCACGATCGCCTGTCCCTTCGGCACCATCAACTATGTGGCCCAGACCGGCAAGGTCCAGAAGTGCGACCTCTGCGGGGGGGAACCGGCCTGTGCCAGGGCTTGCCCGACGGGCGCCATCACCTATGTGGATGCCGACTGGACGGGGCTCGGGAAGATGCGCCAGTGGGCCGGCAAGACCGACACCAACCCGGCGACGGTGTGA
- a CDS encoding MoaD/ThiS family protein, which translates to MKITLKLFASLARHLPAEVRSRHRLDLEVEPGTTVLDLIRRQGIPADQCAIVLVDGVWVATVERAARVLKEGEVLAIWPPVAGG; encoded by the coding sequence ATGAAGATCACGCTCAAGCTGTTCGCCTCTCTGGCCCGCCACCTTCCCGCCGAGGTGAGATCCCGGCACCGGCTCGACCTCGAGGTCGAGCCGGGCACCACGGTGCTGGATCTGATCCGGCGCCAGGGCATTCCGGCCGATCAGTGCGCCATCGTACTGGTGGATGGCGTCTGGGTGGCCACGGTGGAGCGGGCCGCCCGCGTGCTCAAGGAGGGAGAGGTCCTGGCCATCTGGCCGCCCGTGGCGGGCGGGTAG
- a CDS encoding MFS transporter, translating to MWDLLVPYTRRMKTQRPAGVLRSFPPVFWLANVMELFERAAYYGLNSVLAVYLTNQVAAGGLGFTEQSVGFLQSLIYAFTYVIPIAGGALADRYGYRRMLLFAFSILAAGYFIAGNVTSYGAVFAALLVMATGAGLFKPIISGTLARSTTEENSGFGFGIYYWMINIGAFLAPLIVSVLKGFSWRYVFIASAVYCAAMLLPTIFLFKDPPKPENTKSLREVAHGAAMVLGDARFMLMIVVYSGFWILYFQNFGSVLWYLRDFVDATPVNAFFASMGIPLKFDAEHVTVVNGGTIILLQVLVSRIVKKTRPLPTMVAGIVIGTVGFLCLAASTNAWVFILGISVFSIGEMTAHPKYYSYVGLVAPADKKAVYMGYAFLYGVIGSLIGSSLGGMLYGSMLKPLVGQPGAAAAARTFWLLFVALNVLAAIGLIFYDRIFAEDTPETNAKARKVMLGIYALLLVLGLLFLRSAVFGGAEISYKTMVQAVIMLILGASGTAVSLRKP from the coding sequence ATGTGGGACCTGCTCGTCCCGTATACTCGCCGGATGAAGACTCAACGACCTGCCGGTGTCCTCCGCTCCTTCCCGCCCGTCTTCTGGCTGGCGAATGTCATGGAGCTCTTTGAGCGCGCGGCCTATTACGGTCTCAACTCGGTGCTCGCCGTCTACCTCACCAACCAGGTGGCGGCCGGAGGCCTGGGCTTCACCGAGCAATCGGTCGGCTTCCTCCAGAGCCTGATCTACGCCTTCACCTATGTCATCCCCATCGCGGGGGGCGCCCTGGCTGACCGCTACGGCTACCGGCGCATGTTGCTCTTCGCCTTCTCGATCCTGGCGGCGGGCTACTTCATCGCCGGGAATGTCACCTCCTACGGGGCCGTGTTCGCGGCGCTCCTGGTGATGGCCACGGGCGCCGGCCTGTTCAAGCCCATCATCTCGGGGACCCTGGCCCGGAGCACCACAGAGGAAAACTCCGGGTTCGGCTTCGGTATCTACTACTGGATGATCAACATCGGCGCATTCCTTGCGCCGCTCATCGTCAGCGTGTTGAAGGGCTTCTCCTGGCGCTATGTCTTCATCGCCTCCGCGGTCTACTGCGCCGCCATGCTGCTGCCGACGATCTTCCTCTTCAAGGATCCGCCCAAGCCTGAGAACACCAAGAGCCTCCGGGAAGTGGCCCACGGTGCGGCCATGGTGCTGGGCGACGCGCGCTTCATGCTGATGATCGTCGTCTATTCCGGCTTCTGGATCCTCTACTTCCAGAACTTCGGATCCGTGCTGTGGTACCTCCGCGACTTCGTGGATGCCACGCCCGTGAATGCGTTCTTCGCGTCGATGGGCATCCCCCTGAAGTTCGACGCGGAGCATGTCACGGTGGTCAATGGCGGGACCATCATCCTGCTGCAGGTGCTCGTCAGCCGGATCGTCAAGAAGACCCGGCCGCTGCCGACCATGGTGGCGGGAATCGTGATCGGGACTGTGGGCTTCCTGTGCCTCGCGGCCTCCACCAATGCCTGGGTCTTCATCCTCGGCATCTCGGTGTTCTCCATCGGGGAGATGACCGCCCACCCGAAGTACTACAGCTATGTGGGCCTGGTGGCCCCGGCGGACAAGAAGGCCGTCTACATGGGTTACGCCTTCCTCTACGGCGTGATCGGCAGCCTCATCGGATCGAGCCTGGGCGGCATGCTCTACGGCTCCATGCTCAAGCCCCTGGTGGGGCAGCCCGGCGCCGCGGCAGCCGCGCGGACCTTCTGGCTCCTCTTCGTCGCCCTCAATGTGCTGGCGGCCATCGGCCTGATCTTCTATGACCGGATCTTCGCCGAGGACACGCCGGAGACGAACGCCAAGGCCCGGAAGGTGATGCTGGGGATCTATGCCCTGCTGCTCGTCCTGGGCCTGCTGTTCTTGCGGTCCGCGGTCTTCGGCGGCGCGGAGATCTCCTACAAGACGATGGTCCAGGCCGTGATCATGCTGATCCTCGGCGCCAGCGGTACCGCGGTGAGCCTCCGGAAGCCCTGA